The DNA sequence TACAAGCTGTCTCATGAGACACGTGCGGCGCGCACACCCCACCGTGCTCATTCAGGAAAACGGAAGCATCTCCGCCGTGTCCTCGTTCCCTGCCCCTTCACTCCTGCTCCCGCCACAGCCTGCAGACGCAGGAGACCTCAGCTCCATACTCTCGCCCATCAAACTGGCCCAGAAAATGGCACCCAAGATCCCATCCCCTGATCGAATAACAGAGGAATCTGTGTCTGTAGTTTCTTCGGAAGAAATCTCCTCCGACATACCTGTTTCTGAGAGGTACAGCCGAGAAGCCCTGGTGGGGTcgtctccccacctccccactctcCATTATGATGAAACTGGAGAGAACACAGTGGAGAAAAACCTTCCACTGCCAAAGAGCACGTCTGGGTCCAGAAGAAGGTCTGCCGTCTGGAAGCACTTCTACCTGTCGCCCCTGGACAACTCCAAGGCCGTCTGCATTCACTGCATGAACGAGTTCAGCAGAGGGAAGAACGGGAAGGACCTGGGCACCAGCTGTCTCATCAGGCACATGTGGCGAGCACACCGCTCCATCGTGCTGCAGGAGAACGGGGGCACGGGCATCCCCCCGCTGTgctccacccctcccaccctcctgcccgCCCTCCTGCCTCCGGAGGGGGATCTGAGCTCCGTGTCGTCGTCCCCAGGAAAACTGGTCAAAGAGTCCCCTTCCGCGTCTTCCTCTCCTGACCGGCTGACCGAAGACCTGCCGTCGCATTTGAACCCTGGAGACGCGCTGATGGAAGCTGTGTCGGTGCTGTCGTCCTCGGACGATGTTGGGGAGGCCTCGGCGTCCTCCCCTGAGAAGCAGCCGGCCCACGGCTTGAGGCCTAGACTGTTTGAGTCCGGTGCTGTCTTCCAGCAGAACAAAAAGGTCATGAAGAGACTGAAGTCGGAAGTTTGGCATCACTTCTCGCTGGCCCCCATGGACAGTCTCAAGGCAGTGTGCCGATACTGCAGCTGCGTCATCAGTCGGGGGAAGAAGGGTGACGTGGGCACCAGCTGTCTGATGAGGCATCTGTACAGACGCCATCCTGAAGTGGTCGGGAACCAGAAGGGCTTTCTAGGTGCAAGTCTGGCAAATTCTCCGTATGCTACTTTGGCTTCTGCAGAAAGTTCCTCCTCCAAATTAACAGACTTGCCAACAATGGTCACAAAAAATAATCAGGTTATGTTTCCAGTGAACAGCAAAAAGACCTCCAAGCTGTggaatcatttttctatttgctctgCAGACTCCACGAAAGTCGTGTGCTTGCACTGTGGCCGGACGATCAGCAGAGGGAAGAAGCCCACGAACCTGGGCACCAGCTGTCTTCTGAGGCACCTGCAGCGGTTCCACGGCAACGTGCTGAAGACCGACGTCTCGGAGACAGCGCAGCCCTCCTCTCCGGACAGGCGTGTGCCGCTGAGCACAGAACCATCAGGAGCCTCCTCCTTCGATGACACCAATGAGACGTTTTATGATTCTCACCCAGTTGCCAAAAAAATCACTAGTCTCATAGCCGAAATGATCGCACTTGACCTTCAGCCATATTCCTTTGTAGACAATGTTGGCTTTAACAGGCTGCTCAAATACTTGAAACCTCAGTACTCCCTGCCCTCCCCGTCTTACTTCTCCAGGACGGCCATCCCAGGTATGTATGACAATGTGAAGCAGATCATCATGTCACATCTTAAGGAAGCTGAGAGTGGCGTGATCCACTTCACTTCTGGAATATGGATGAGTAACCAGACCCGGGAGTACCTGACCCTCACAGCCCACTGGGTCTCCTTCGAGTCGTCGGTCCGCCCACATTGTGAGGACCACCACTGCTCAGCACTTTTAGACGTGTCACAGGTGGATTGCGACTACAGCGGCAACAGCATCCAGAAGCAGCTGGAGTGTTGGTGGGAGGCCTGGGTGACCTCCATCGGCCTTCAGATCGGCATCACGGTGACCGACAATCCGAGCATAGGAAGGACGCTGAACGAAGGGGAGCACACGAGCGTGCAGTGCTTCAGCCACACGGTCAACCTGATCGTGAACGAGGCCATCAAGAGCCAGAGGATGGTGCAGAACCTGCTCAGCATCGCACGGAAGATATGCGAGCGGGTGCACCGGTCGCCCAGGGCGCGCGAGAAGCTGGCGGAGCTGCAGAGGGAGTACGCGCTGCCCCAGCACCACCTTGTTCAAGACGTCCCGTCCAAGTGGAACACGTCACTTCACATGCTGGAGCGACTCATCGAACAGAAAAGGGCCATTAACGAGCTGTCGATCGAGTGCAACTTCAGAGAGCTGATCAGCTGTGACCAGTGGGAGGTCATGCAGTCCGTGTGCCACGCGCTGAAGCCCTTCGATGCTGCGAGCCGGGAGATGAGCGCCCCCGTGTCGACCCTCAGCCAGGTCATCCCCATGATCCACATCCTCAACAGGAAGGTCGAGATGCTCTTCGAGGAGACGATGGGCATCGACACCATGCTGAAGTCCTTGAAGGAAGCCATGGTGAGCCGGCTGTCCGCCACCCTCCACGACCCCAGGTACATCTTCGCTACACTGTTGGACCCTCGTTACAAGGCCTCCCTGTTTACAGAGGAGGAGGCGGAACAGTACAAGCAGGATTTAATCAGGGAACTAGAAATACTGAATTCTACCTCAGATGACACGCTTGCCTCCAATGGGTGTGACACAGGCTCCCCATCGAAAGACTCCGCTGGAGAGGAGAACCTGTGGTCACTCATGGCCAGGATGAAGAAGAAAGATCTGAGAGAGAAGTTACCTGAAGACATGGTGCTCGCGTACTTGGAGGAGGAAGTGCTTGAACACAGCTGTGACCCGCTCGCCTACTGGAACCTAAAGAAGTCATCCTGGCCGGGGCTGTCAGCCTTGGCCGTCAGATTTTTGGGCTGTCCCCCAAGTATCGTCCCTTCGGAAAAGCTGTTCAACACGCCCACTGAGAACAGTGGCTTTGGCCAGTCCAGGCTCATGATGGAACATTTTGAAAAACTCATCTTTTTGAAAGTGAACCTTCCCTTAATCTACTTTCAGTATTGAAGCTCACAGTGGAGCCCCCAGACCGGAGGCGCTGTTGCTTCTTAGGCATTAGCAGCTGGTGCCGGGGCTGTGACTCTGCCCGGGGCCACGGACGACGTCAGACCAGGCACTCTCAGGGCCGCTCTCCAGCTCTCGCCGACGTGTCTGCAGGTGCCTTACTCCTCCCACTCCTTCAGGCCAGGTATCGCGGTGTGTTTTTTAAGAAGTCCGCTAGAAATAGCTGTACTGTCCACTATGAAATACGATGACTAGGGTTTAATTCATAActgtaaagttttttaaaagttggggTTTAGTAATTTGTTTTACTAGAATGGCAGAGaagatgtaaataatttttattctgtagGCTTTTTACTCGATTATGTAAAAACCACAAATCAGGTACTGTATTTTAGTTAAACATTGCTTTAATTGCAACAAGACCGCCTTTGTGGCTGTCCAATGAAATCTGTAAATAGGAGGTGGAGGTCAAGCCATCCTGACTGAGCAGTTTTTAACTGCAGGCTCTAAAATATGTCTAGGAGTACAGAGAATATTCTGGAAGGTAACTGTTTACTACAACAGAGACGTGGCATTTGAAAACTGAACTTCGATACATCATGGAGTGTCAGTTACGTGGTTACTTGGTAACAAGAATTTTCCCATTTCAGGTTTTTGCATTTAGGTTTTACATGGTCAGTTAACTCAGAGCCCAACTGTTTATCAGGAGCACCTTTGAAATTTGATCCACATTTGTAGATTCACGCTCACTGTTTAGCCGCTGCTACTATGACACATTCACAGCAGACGGTCTGCTGTTCACGTCTCCATGCCTCTGATCAGTGTCTCTGTGCTAGGAAGCTATCCTTTAAAATGTGTGCACTGATCAAATTATGTGTAAAACTCTTTTTAGAAGAGATGGCTTATTAACAGGGAAGAAGCTGGTCATATTACAGTTGTAAGAATATTCTTAggtgtttagatttttttttttttttatgataggGAAGATTCAGCCATCGCTGGGATATTTTAGAATCCCAAGGACATCAGAATGAAGTATTGGTTGTCAGAGTCTTTTAATAATTATGTCTTCAGAATTTTTGCTTTATCTTAAGGTTAAGTTTCTCATTTCAAACCAATTAAATATTCTGGGTGAGACAAATCACTCATTTGCCTACAACTTTTTAGAAAAGTTACTGTTTTGTTAAAATACTGTACCTATGCTTAATCTAAATTTGCATTGACTGTTTTAGTGTATTTATAAATGGTGAACTCAGTTTctgaaattaaactttttatttgcaattttctAGTGCTGGCAGAcactggctttttatttttaggacaTAAAACAGGCGTTCTCTTTGGGGCCAATGTCTAAGAACCACACTGACGTAGCGTGTGAAGTTCCCCTGTCACCCCGGGGCGGACGCTGCCAAAGCGGAGATGTGATGCTCGCAGTGGCCGTTCTGGTCACGGTGCTGGTGATGACGGGAACTGTCCAGAGTGAGTGTCGTTCCGAGTGTGGTGCCGGAACGGAAGAGCCCAGTGATGGCTGTGCCCTCTCCCGCAGCAGCTGCACACTTGTTCCCTGAGACCAGCCTGTTTCCAGAGAGCCCAGGGAGCGCGGCTCAGGGACAGGCCACGGGAGGTGGATCCCCGACCCCCTACCCTCGCTACCGGCCCTGGCACAGCTGTCGTAGGGGGGGCTGTGGACAGGAAGGGGGCCACGGTTCTTGCTCAGCCTTGGCCACGCCAGCTGCAGGATTGTATCTGGGATGGCAGCAGCCTCAGAATTCTGGGACACTGAGCTTCATGACTTTTCCCTCCCAGACAAGTCAGTATAACTGGCAGAACCGTCTCCCGCCAGGCGTTCAGCAGTGAAGCGCCTGCCTTCTCCAGGGCCCGAGCCAGTTTCTGGGGCGCAGCGGTGACTGCTTGTGCAGAGCCGTGGTTGAGGCCCAGGAACGATGGCAGACCGCAGCCCCCAGGCCCGGTCTGGCTCGGTGCCTGTTTCTCTAAGGAAAATTGTCTCGGCATCTGTAGCCATTTGTGTACCTGTTGTGTATGGCTGCCTTCACGCTGCCACAGCAGAATTGGGTAATTGTGGCAGAGATCACGGGCTGGAAATGCTACTTGGCACTTCTCAGGACAAGTTTCTTGGCCCCCGCGCTAGCCTGCCTTTCTGTTCTGTCTTTCAAGTCCCATCCCTGCTGCTGGTTTCAGTTGAAGTGTTCTCGGGGGGGACTGCAGGTAAAACACGGGCTGCTTTCGCTCCGCGGAAAATACAGCCCCTCTGGAGTGACGTTCGGAAAGGTGTCCCACCTTGTGCGTCCTGTTCCTTGGGGCGGTGGGCGTCGGTGGGGGGCAGGCCCTCCTGGGCACCGAGGACGTGGCCGAGCTGTCCCGGCTTCCAGTCCTGCAAGGGGACACGAGGCCCAGTGCCACCGTGCGTGGGGGGCCTCACTGCACTGGAGTGGGGGGTTGTGGTGCAACAGGAAAACGCCTTTGTTCTCGGCCATTCCCACCTCAACTCTGTTCAAACCTCCGTCACGAGCTGTTTGCTTCCCTGCCTCTGGGTGAGACTTTGGGTAGCGTCCTTACTTGCTCAGGTTTCTCTCAGATAATAAAAAGCCCTTTGTATGAGCCTCAGAACTGTCTTGTTTCAGTGAGTGAAATTCCCAGTCTGTGTACTAAAACACTGAACTTCATTTGAAGCTAAAATTCCCTTCCCTTCGGCTTCTCACTACGAGGCAGCAGGTGGTATCAGACCAGCCCTCTCGAAAAAACAATCAAGgccatataaaacatatttttaagaagagCTTTCTGAAGACATCAGAGTATTCAAGGCAGCCGGGATTTGAGGGAACAAGATCCTAGTGAGAAGAGACTTGCATAAAGGTGAGTCCTATATTCACATCTTTTTTCCTGTTGGAACATTTGCTGGTGTCCTGATTGTCCGGCCCCACAAAAGGTGGCAACACTGGGCTGTGACGACCAGCGGTGACTGCTGCGCTGGGCAGGATTTCATGGCATCAGAGAAATCTTGATACccatcccccccgcccccagtcctTTCAAAACTTACCTTGGTACTTTGTCCTCTGAAATTTTTTGTCTCAGTGGCTGAGTTCCATGAAAAACCCTGACAGTATTTTGATTGAAATTACATTGACTGTATAGCTCGATTTGGGACACATAGTTGCATCGTGAGGACACAGGTGCTTAGATGACGCCCTGCCTAGCTCAACACTGACCTCTACAAACGGGCGCTCGGCCTCTGCTCGAGCACCGGCAGCCGGTCGGTAGGCCCAGCCTCCGCGGACGGCGGCACAGGGGCGTCAGGCCGAGGACACGGCGAGGAATTCCACACGGGGATGCCAGGGCGGGCGGCGCCCCTGCCACGGCCACCTGACCTTCCTTCTTTCAGTTTTAAAGGAGCCGTCGTGCTCAAGCTGTTTGAATGGAAATTCCTCTATGCAgctagttttaataaaatatgtattcaaactagtttttaaaaataattttatcttaatcTCCATCTtgcaagaatgtaaaaaaaacttTTCCCCAGAACCATTTGAGAGCAAGTTGCCACCTGATACCCATGGCCCCTGCGTCCCCACACCCAGCATCCTCCTTGCCAATGACACCCCCATCAAACCCTGCAAACTCACCTTGTGTTGTGTCAGCAGACGCTGGGACGAGGTGGGCgtgggagaggaggcaggaggagccggGGAAGCCCTGGAGCCCACACGGCCACACGGGACAGCAGCACCCGGGCCCCGGGCCCCACTCGGCATCGGTGGCCCCTGCTCCCAGGCTGCAGCAGAGCCCGGAGGGCTGCGGCTGGGGGCTGACGGGCACATCTGCTTTCCCCGGTGCAGCCCCAGGCACTGGTCCCCAAGGCATATGACAGCGGCTGCCCTGACAACAGGTTTCCAGCACAAGGATTCAGTCCTGAAACTTGTGTTGCATTTAGTGGGCATGTCTCTGGTTTCCTCCAGTCTGGAACATTCCTCAGTGTTCCCCTGGTTTCCATCACCTCAGCGTTCTTGACAAGGACAGGCCAGTTGTTTTCTGGAGTGTCCCTCAAGTGGGCTCGTCCAGTGTTTGCTCATGATTAGATCAGGGTCCTGCATCTTTGGCAGAACATCCCAGAAGTGACGCTGTATTCTCTGTGCCCTGCCAGGTGGCACGTGGGGGTCCCCTTGTGCCATAACCTCTTTGTTCACTTGGTTAAGACGGCATCTACCAAGTTTCTCACTGTGAggttattttgtctttattaaaaaataaaacttgtgtgGATGCtctgtgagaaaatatatatagccTGTTCTTCATGAAACTTCATTCGTGTATTGATATCAGTGTGGACTCAGGGTTTCCCATCCAACGTGTGAGTTATCTGTTAACTATCATTCTGCTCGAATTTTCCAGATCTGGCCGGCGGGAGCCTTCAGCCTGCCTATTGTGTCCTTCCGGCAGGTCTCCATTGTTCGGACACCTCCTCCTTTCCTGGGGGAGGACGTCCTCCGCGTTCATTCTCTGTCTTCCCTGCCTTGCCCTGGAGTCGTTTTTCTCCAAGGAGCCATCATTCCTTTCACTGGATAGTAGCATTGAGAAGCCACCGTCAGCCTGCCGCGTGTGCTGGTTGCCGCGTGTGCTGGTTGCCGCGTGTGCTGGTTGTCGCGTGTGCTTGTTGCTGCTCACCGGGACGCTCAGGGCACACACGCGTGTGTATCTGCATTTATCTCGGTGTGTTAAAACTGTGTTTTCATACCAGCATCTCCAACACCACAGGGTTCTTTCTAGTGTTCTTCCTTTCCACGTTTGTAGCTCCTTTCTCAGACTCTCATCCGTAATCTATTTATTTGAAAAGCCCCCTGTCCACTGGGGGCACTTGCTGCCACCCCTTCCCACGCCAGATGCCCTCTGTCCCACTCGGGCTCTGACGCCCCACGCCAGGCTGTTTACCCTACTCTGTCTCCCACCTGTGGAAGCTCCTCGCGGCCCGGCTCCCGGGCCCAGGCGTGGGCTGCTGTCCTGAGTGCTGCCCTTCTCGGGGCACGTGGTCTCTGGCCCCCTTGCTGGCCACAGTGGCCCCCCCTGCCCTTCTGTGGCAACTTCCCTTGCTGGGCCCTCCCTACTGGTTTTTGGACTGAATTTTTTGGGAAAGAAAGTAGAAGAGCTTTAGGCTATTCTCCCCATGGGGGCATTTGCCAGTGGTCACCTTAACCATGGGATCAGATGCATAACTGTGGGCACCAAGAGACAATGTCTTCATGTACTCTTGATGCGGTGTGAAGGGCAGAGGTCCACATGCCAGGTGGTCTTGCCACAAAAAGATTTAACCTGAATTTATTCAAGCCTTTCAACTTCATTTCTGGATTACAAGAAATACAGGGAATATAGGACCAAGTTAAATAACACCAGGAGGAAATAAACAAATCTATGATGAACATTCCACAAGGCACTTGGAATAGACATTTTAAACGTTAATGTCACAGAGCTGGGCTCAGCGGcgcacgcctataatcctagccacttgggaggctgaggtatgaggactgcttgaggccaggagttcgagaccaacctgggcaacactgcaagatcccatctctaaaaatataaaaataaattttaaaaaaagttaatgtcACAGAAATCTCTaattatcaataattactttaaatgtaaatatattaaactttccaatcaaaagacacagattgacataatggataaaaataaagaaattaaaaaaacacaatcaaaCTATCTGTTGTCTATGGAAGACTCACTTTAGATCCAGAGACACACataggttgaaagtgaaaggatggaagaggatattccatgcaaatagtaaccaaaagagaacagTGGAAGCTACGCTAacattagacaaaatagactttaaatagggatattatacattaataaaagGTTCAATATAGCCAggagatataacaattataaacattatgCATCTAATAACAGACTATCCAAATAGAGTCACGCATCACTTAACGACAGAGATATGCTCTGAGAAAcgtgttgttaggtgattttgtcattatgTGAATGTCAGAGTGTACttaaacctagatggtgtagcctactatacacctaggctgtatggtgtGGCCTGTTGCAcctgggctacaaacctatacaggacattactgtactgaatactgtaggcagttgtaacacagtcGTATTTCagcatctaaacatagaaaaggtacaatgaaaatataaagtaatctTACAGTACCACAGTAGTTTATGTGgcccattgttgaccaaaatgtcattatggaGTGCATAACGTATATGAAGCTAAAAATGACACAATTAGAGGGAAAGATAGCgctacaataatagttggagacttaaATACCCGACTGTCAATATTGGATGTAATAATCAGACAGAAGATAAGGACATAGAGACTTGAACAGaactataaaccaactagatctAACAAAGAAAACTACCCAACaacagaacacacattcttctcaagtgcacatgggacattttccaggaCAGACTATATGTTAGGTCACAAAGTAAGTCAATAGAGTAAAAAAGATAGACatc is a window from the Eulemur rufifrons isolate Redbay chromosome 16, OSU_ERuf_1, whole genome shotgun sequence genome containing:
- the ZBED4 gene encoding zinc finger BED domain-containing protein 4, which codes for MENNLETCPKGDSDFVSDKINFKIEDDDDDPMPTHSLGRVDFKREQEDVKQTDSSDEQAEARQTSRNGKPPGKYLPSESEDDYGSLFSQYSSTLYDVAMEAVTQSLLSGRSIGSRKKSPAWKHFFISPRDSTKAICMYCMKEFSRGKNEKDLSTSCLMRHVRRAHPTVLIQENGSISAVSSFPAPSLLLPPQPADAGDLSSILSPIKLAQKMAPKIPSPDRITEESVSVVSSEEISSDIPVSERYSREALVGSSPHLPTLHYDETGENTVEKNLPLPKSTSGSRRRSAVWKHFYLSPLDNSKAVCIHCMNEFSRGKNGKDLGTSCLIRHMWRAHRSIVLQENGGTGIPPLCSTPPTLLPALLPPEGDLSSVSSSPGKLVKESPSASSSPDRLTEDLPSHLNPGDALMEAVSVLSSSDDVGEASASSPEKQPAHGLRPRLFESGAVFQQNKKVMKRLKSEVWHHFSLAPMDSLKAVCRYCSCVISRGKKGDVGTSCLMRHLYRRHPEVVGNQKGFLGASLANSPYATLASAESSSSKLTDLPTMVTKNNQVMFPVNSKKTSKLWNHFSICSADSTKVVCLHCGRTISRGKKPTNLGTSCLLRHLQRFHGNVLKTDVSETAQPSSPDRRVPLSTEPSGASSFDDTNETFYDSHPVAKKITSLIAEMIALDLQPYSFVDNVGFNRLLKYLKPQYSLPSPSYFSRTAIPGMYDNVKQIIMSHLKEAESGVIHFTSGIWMSNQTREYLTLTAHWVSFESSVRPHCEDHHCSALLDVSQVDCDYSGNSIQKQLECWWEAWVTSIGLQIGITVTDNPSIGRTLNEGEHTSVQCFSHTVNLIVNEAIKSQRMVQNLLSIARKICERVHRSPRAREKLAELQREYALPQHHLVQDVPSKWNTSLHMLERLIEQKRAINELSIECNFRELISCDQWEVMQSVCHALKPFDAASREMSAPVSTLSQVIPMIHILNRKVEMLFEETMGIDTMLKSLKEAMVSRLSATLHDPRYIFATLLDPRYKASLFTEEEAEQYKQDLIRELEILNSTSDDTLASNGCDTGSPSKDSAGEENLWSLMARMKKKDLREKLPEDMVLAYLEEEVLEHSCDPLAYWNLKKSSWPGLSALAVRFLGCPPSIVPSEKLFNTPTENSGFGQSRLMMEHFEKLIFLKVNLPLIYFQY